A genomic region of Metopolophium dirhodum isolate CAU chromosome 1, ASM1992520v1, whole genome shotgun sequence contains the following coding sequences:
- the LOC132934017 gene encoding zinc finger MYM-type protein 1-like, with protein MFQSYPMTKFGQQNRSFNASYYDCFEWLEYSIINNALYCFACRIYGSGNNTEDTFTKIGFKKWNKFSGSRGSKKGQGRLHAHATTKYHLTNKKWQSHKDIEKTGSVMAQVSTQHKLLIESNRRYIRTLCEVTLFLCRQGLAFRGHNEAPSSMNQGNFKEACNMISKLYPEFAQKYKEKTNYTSHGVQDELINICAGLSKDTIIQEVEDVGIFGIMCDEAR; from the exons ATGTTCCAGTCTTATCCAATGACAAAATTTGGTCAACAAAACCGTAGTTTTAATGCATCATATTACGACTGCTTTGAATGGCTTGAATATAGTATCATCAATAACGCTTTGTACTGTTTTGCTTGTCGTATTTATGGTTCTGGGAACAATACCGAAGATACATTTAccaaaattggttttaaaaaatggaataaa ttTAGTGGTTCAAGAGGATCTAAAAAAGGCCAAGGTAGACTTCATGCTCATGCAACAACAAAATATCATCTGACTAATAAAAAATGGCAGTCACATAAAGACATTGAAAAAACTGGTAGTGTAATGGCACAGGTTTCTACTCAACATAAGCTACTTATTGAGAGTAATCGTAGATATATAAGAACTTTATGTGAAGTGACACTGTTTTTGTGCAGACAAGGTCTAGCATTTAGAGGCCACAATGAAGCTCCCAGCTCCATGAATCAAG gaAATTTTAAAGAAGCCTGTAATATGATATCTAAATTATATCCGGAATTTGCCCAGAAATATAAagagaaaacaaattatactaGCCATGGAGTTCAAGATgaacttattaatatttgtgcAGGTTTATCAAAAGATACTATAATACAAGAAGTTGAAGATGTGGGCATATTTGGAATAATGTGCGATGAAGctaggtaa
- the LOC132937446 gene encoding uncharacterized protein LOC132937446 encodes MSYRTNASTDSENEHFSESIDIRPSFSKTKPGSKRSAEKTSVKKPMKKKQNKMNASYRDNISERLRSEDFDVEVFNSLTFRQGDGVVTIKTPFEEKGKDLWVLSHYKVTNIENVPVKDRWKFSEATVRLYTTDESIDQTLHTGLNETMQIIFDKLLTDPKRQTIKSKTVV; translated from the exons atgtcgtacCGTACAAATGCTTCAACTGATTCAGAG aatgaacattttagcgaatcaattgatataagaccgtctttttcaaaaacaaaacctgGATCAAAACGTTCTGCAGAAAAAACAAGTGTtaaaaaacctatgaaaaagaagcagaataaaatg aatgcatCATACAGAGATAATATCAGCGAACGCTTGAGATCAGAagattttgatgttgaagtatttaattCGCTAACATTCAGACAAGGAGATGGCGTTGTGACAATAAAGACGCCTTTTGAAGAAAAAGGAAAGGATCTTTGGGTGCTAAGTCATTATAAGGTTACTAACATCGAGAATGTACCAGTAAAGGACAg atGGAAGTTCAGTGAAGCTACTGTTAGATTGTACACGACCGACGAATCAATAGATCAAACACTTCATACTGGTCTTAATGAGacaatgcaaattatatttgataaattactaacCGATCCAAAGCGTCAAACTATTAAAAGCAAGAcggttgtttga